From the Nycticebus coucang isolate mNycCou1 chromosome 13, mNycCou1.pri, whole genome shotgun sequence genome, the window GGAATATCTTACTCAGCTAATTGGGGAAGTTTTATTGAAAGTTCTTTGTTATATTTATctgttataaattaaaaattaaaaacaaatgatcaGAAACAATTGATTTTGCTTTAATAATTAGAAAATCTGAAATCTTCTTGCAGATGACAAAGCAGCTTTTGCTTCTTAGGTCCCAGATGACCTTAATTGTCACCAGTAATATTATTTTACAGTAAATAATTCTTATGGGGTGTTGCAGGCAAAGGCAATATAGGACATTCTTGAAGTACAAGTAATAGAATTTTAAagctaaaagaaattgaaaagactTATTTTAGCTCTATAATGTTAGAAATAAGGAAATGGAAACCAAACTTCATATAATCAAAGAGATTAAATTTGAAGACATAATTTATAAGTAGAAAGAAAACCTTTTGGGGTGTATcatgtattttagttttttatggTTTAAGTAATTTAAACAAGTATATTCTTATGTTTGTCTTTGTCTACATGAGAAAACAAGAAGAAGCTTTGTCATGAATGCCCTTGCTTGTTAGTGTCCAGAACGCATGGCACTAAAAAGGGGCATTTTCCACACCATTGAACACTTAAGTGATGTCATCACTCCTGACATCTATTGACTGCTGGGTAGGTAGGATTTGAGATAATGGAGTGGTAATCTGAGTTAAGCATGCACATGTCTGTGCCTTAACAGAAGAATGTTTTTAGAATCAGTTGTTAAAACTTTATTGGAAATGCtaagacagtttttaaaaatagcttaatTGTATTATTTCTGTAGTTTTCAGTAATGAGAAGATTAAGACCAGAGCTTCCAGCTGGCACAACTGCCTTTTCAATGCCACCCTGCTTTCATTAGATTATTACTTTGACATaaagaaattcatatttttaaatccatATGAAGTTGCAAATTCTATCATGGACCAGTTTCTAATTGTCATTTATTTAGACTACCTAAGTCTAATAATTAGGACTAGTTTTTGCATTTGTCTTGGAAATCCATTAAAATTAcatcaattttgaaaaaaagttacaaatcaaatcatttctatatttttatacaattttaagataattatatttattcctattttctgtttcattttatttttgaaaagatatttatcTTACCTATGTAAAGATATTTTTCTCAGCATGTCTCTGAGAAAATCTATGGTAGCTTCATCCACTGGATGGGATTTTCTAGAACAGTTGAAAATCTTGAAATCTTATTTCTCTCTACAAAGAATAGCATTATGGAAAAACATAATTATGGAATTATATGGAAGTTTCTAGTCAGAATTCATTTCTGTGAGGCATTTAAAGGTGTTAGATCATGTATGGTGGtcaattttttgttaaatttcttttcttactgttttcGTCCTTGGTGAATCTAAAGAACTATACATACTTCTTTATATCTTCTGTGTCCTCTGGGTTTCTCTGGTACTTGCTTGAATAAGTACTTACCAATAACTTAGTGAATAAATGAAGGCCCGtcacctccccccaccactgTTCTTGGGATAGTGTGAAAAGTCAAGTCTAATTAAACAATTTTTCATCAGCCAAATAATCTCACAAAATACAACTCCctaattttaatataatctaaAACAATgctaaataatgaaaaagttcttTAACATTAggtattcttttttgaaattaacgtttgatatttatttgaaaataatacacctttcattttagttttttattaacattcttgaagcctcaattattagaaaaatgcatctCTTCTAGTGACTAACATTGATCTTCAACTCTTGTTTAATGTACTATAATAAAAATTTCGTAGTTACAAAGAGTAAATAATTCCTAGGACGTGAATTTTCATGTTATATAATTTTCAAGTTATGTAAATCTGGAAAGAACTAAAAATTTACTGTTGTCAAgaagatatatttgaaaatacCTAATCCTTTTTAAGAGAGAAAACTATTCTCAgtatcaaagagaaagaaaaacaatgtgacTAATGACTGTTTTTTCCTAATgtactgagatataatttactAGTAATCTAGCAGTTTACTATTTTACTACACAAGATTTCCAGCTATCTATTAGATATCCTTTTACTAGGATGGCCGGTATTCTGGTAGGAGTGTGAACTGTGTAGGTTTATTTACTTTTCACGAAGGATAGTAGTCAATTTAATTTTCATACGTCTAGATAGCTAAGTAATTTCCAATTTCTACAAGTacaatattttactaaaattactaaataattatatttctagGTTTACTTTTGAGAGTCCTGTGTCAAGATGtacaatttctttctctctctctctctctctctctccctctctctccctctgtgtctctctctctttcacacacacacacacacacacacacacacacttgaaatGAGAAAGACTCCATGTTAAAACCAGCTTAAAATTACCACTGGACGCAGAAAACGTCAACAGTGTTCTGTGTGTTTCTTTTAGTAGTAAAGCTTCATTGAAGACTGTACTGTGTTCTAAGAAGGAACAACCTACAGACGTAGTCAGAAAATAGAGCCGTTTTTATTTCTACACACCTCAGATACTCTTTTATAAAGAAATGGTAATTTCAGTGTGGTTTGGCTCTAAATTGGTGCTGGGTGAATAGTTCAGAGGGGGAAAAGTACCTTCAGCCATCTTGATTTCATTTGCAAACctaaatttaaatagaaatgtgTAGAAACAAACCTACATTTAAATGGGATGGGTATGAATTATTGAAGGACTTAAAACCTGAAATATTATGTTGTAACATAAAAATGTATGCACTATCCTGATAATATTTCTTCCAGGACAGCTGTATTTTCTGtaagtttttgcttgtttgtttgtttgtttttagactcTTCTTGATTTTTATTACTGAACTTGACCTAAGAACCTATTCTTGATTAGATTTTTTgagcaattaattttaaaattgtcattaatatttattaaatattgagGAAGAACTAAATTTTAGTTGCATGGCCCTGTGCTTCATtccttaaataaaatgtatacccTTATTTTAGCAATATTATAGTTTATTCAGTATGTTTTCCCCTATTTTAATGgattaaacaaaaacattaaatcaTATCTAAAACAGACTTTATACAGGGTATATGTTCAGCAATCGAATTTAAGTCCTTGAAGTGATCTCAATTAACCTTCTATTTAAGCTGATACATCTGAGTGATAGGTTTTTATTCCAGTTTCTACACAACAGAgatataaacaaatttaaaatttaacagaTTTGTGAGTTCAGAACTAGTTATATATATGCTTTCTAAAAGGGatctattttcaatttcatagAAAAAACTGACCTCTAAGATTATAGAATCTCATGTAAAAGAAAAGTTAAGTTTACCTTGAGTCAGGGGAGGACTTTTCTAAGAGCGTAGCTGGTTGGTGCTGAGTTAGGGCCTCTCACTTTTGTCCTGACCTGAGATGCCATCATCTGAGGGCTGGTAGACTCAGCTCTCCTGCCTGGCCTAGGAAAACTCAAAGCCCCAGAGCACCTTCTGTGTGTCTGCTGCCTCCTGTGGTCTCTCTGCATTGTCTTTCTGACAACTTCTTTAGGATAACTGGACTCTTAATTTATTGGCTCAGGTCTGTCAAGatgaatcttaaaaaagaaaacaatagaagcATTATTTCTTAACCTAGCCCCAGAAAATGTCACGATCTTAATTCTATTAATGAGAATCACTATCTGACTAACACTGCAGGATGGAGGAGGGAATTCAGCTCTGCCTTTGGAGGAAAGGGTATTTTAAAACCATCCCATACAGTGGTTTCAAGGCAATGCTTTTAGCCATCTAGGAactgtttatattttttcctcGGGATCCTAGGTACTCTTTCAATCTGAGGTTGTTAGATTAGTGAAGTTTCACTGTGCGTGTGACTAAAGAATGCAAGATTCTGAttttcagaatgaaagaaaagaatttctttttctcttcaggaCACCTTGCTTTCCGGGGAACTCTACCTGGAAACCCACTTACTTCTGAGAGATGTATTACTATTTCTCCGACCTTCTagatacaaaagaaaatcaacattttGCTCAAATTCATGTTTCTTACCTAatttttctttgaacattttaataagGACCACAATTTAAGTTGTATCtttgtataataaataaaatataattagaaaattaGCTCAAACTTAAATAATAAGGTTAATACTATCCCCATAATTAGCAAATAAAGTACTTGCCTGATAAACATTTGTTTATATCGTTCTTTTCTGATGTCAATCATAAAACTGAACATTTTGAGTATTTGAcattaattcaaagaaaaattaaggattTTATGAAAATCAACTGCTCTTGCTGCTGTTATGTTTTTGGCTGCATTTCAGTACactttattttggtatttttgcTGCATAAAAATGGTGcatcataatataaatatgctTATTCTAATTTTGTACAAATTGTACTCTGTGACTTTGAAAACATGATTTGCCATATTTCAGATCTACAGTGGAATAGAGAGGAATGTTTACTTATGAAAGATTAAATGAATAGATTAAGAAAATTCTCTTTgccaaacattttatttcttgcctctttcttcttaatgtcttttccttttggcctatagttttacagtttttttccattctttaaaaaTCGAAGCAAGTGAATAGATTCTCCCTTAGACCCTGGCATCTTATTATACCTCCTGCCCgacctctctttctcctttcttggtGTTGAGAGAGTAACCCAGACTTGCTTTGTCCGCCTTTTCTTTCCATCTGCTTATTAGCCCTCTGTGTTCTGATTTCTCCAGCTGTCGTTGACTGGAAATTGCTCTTGATCATGAATTAGGACTTAGCAAATAACATCATCCTCTGTGGCACTTGACCTCCTTGCACATTCTCTACTCCTGAAATTTCTTATCTTACTACTTTCTCTTAGTTTTCCTTTAGACTTGTGTGGTTCGatattttctgagttcttactcaatcttgttttttttttccccccttctatTTTTATAACCctagaattttctatttattcctcTTCTCATTCTATATCACATTCCTAAAGAAATCAATCTCTGGGTGAAAAACTTCAAAATTCTTATCTTCAgagcataatttttttctctggaaCCCTAATCGTATCTACTTGACATCCCTGCCTTTTTACAACACCCCTGAAATATGCATAGGACTATATAAACACACGCTTCTATTCGAcaatctatttttctatttcctttcttctaattgGTAACATTATCAGTCTTCACCTTTACTTTGCCTCACAACCTACCTCTAGTCATCAACTTCTAGGAATTTAAATTTCCTAAACATTTCACTGGGCGCTCTTTTCTAACCTCATTGCTGGCACTTCTGGTTGTGTCCTCACGCTGTGTTGCCAGGTCTGTCTTCCCATCCTCTGAACATGCCCAGAGCGCTGTAATGTAGAGCTAAGACTGAGCCCAAGTCTACCTGATTCTGTGTTCCTACCAGCAGTTACTAGACTGCCTGTTATTCAGATTAAAAGCAGGTCGAGAACCAAAGTGGACTTGCAAGATTGTTTCAGCAATCATGGAACTGAAATAATTTATTcagtaatttaaattatttctttataaattattttaagtagtCACCCTCATTTCATTCTATGtataaaatgtttatgtttaCAGAATCAGATTCATGAGTCATGAACAAGCAGTTATTATCTTGTTCATATGACAGATGCCAGCATAAGTTAAGTAACCACTCCACACAGCTCAGTCTCATGAAAGAGAGAGATTTGTAAACAAATACCTACATTGCTGTGGAGTAAGTGCTAACCAAAGCAATGCGGCAGAGCTGGGAGAGCCCTGAGAAGGGCATCCATGTAGGGGAATTGAAAGGTGTCACAGAGGAAGAGTTGTATAAAGCTGGATTTAGAAGGAAAGCAAAGTCCTGTGTGACAAATAATTGAGAGGAGGGTGTTTAGATAGAGGAAACCATGCCAGCAAGAGTAGGCCTGGCCTGTTTCATGAGGGAGAACAGTGGGACCAAGCATCTTGGACTTTATGTATGTGGGAATTTGTCGAATGTGTTTAGCCAGAGGAATCACTTAAGTACATTTGTGTTCACTTAggtaattcttctatttttattttgagatagtctcattatgttgccctcggaagagtgccagggtgtcacagctcacagcaacctcaaactcttggggttaagcaattctttttcctcagcctcccaagtagctgggactacaggtgcccgccataacgcctggctattttttgttgtagttgtcattgttgtttagctggcccgggccaggttcgaacctgtcagcctcggtgcatgtggccaacgctgtaaccactgtactacaggtgctgagcctcactTACGTAATTATAAACACATGTGGGGCAAATTGGAAAAGCAAGAGATGGAGGCCAGGATATtgatttagaacagtggttctcaacctgtgggtcgtgacccctttgtaacaatgaaaatatatcctgcataacagatatttacattaccattcataacagtagcataattacagttatgaaatagcaatgaaaataattttatggttgggggtcaccataacatgcgGAATATATTAAAGTGTTGCGGCCTTagttggcattaggaaggttgagaaccactgatttagaggctGGTGCAAAAATCTGGTAAGAAGCCAGACTAAGATGTTGACTTGCAAAgaagtaagaaggaaaaaaagccatAGGAACTGATCAACAATATATTGTGAATAAAGGTCTAAATTCTGCATATGCacactgtatttttgttttaaactgtaGACATGGGATGTAGAGCTTGAAAGATCTGCAGAATCCTGGGCTGAGACGTGCGTGTGGGAACACGGACCTGCAGGCTTGCTTCCATCAATTGGACAGAACTTGGGAGCACATTGGGGAAGGTATCTGAAAGCACagctttttgtttctgaaaacatAAGTGtctgaaatgaaatattattaattcATTATTGCAAACTTTCAAAAACTTGGtgcccaaaagaaaaacaattatgagacAGATAACAAAAACTCCCAGAGTACTCAGtttttacttagttttatttGAAATCATTGATATATTAGTAATAagcataaatatttaagattagTAAcgtatacaaaaataaatttcttccaaACTTTACTGATCTATTTTGCAGTGTCTGTTTGACATTTTCTGTAACTTAATTTGCTTTgtggttattttctttctaatagaTATAGGCCCCCAACATTTCATGTCCAAGCATGGTATGATGAAGTGAGAGACTTTAGCTACCCATATGAACATGAGTGCAACCCATATTGTCCATTCAGATGTTCTGGACCTGTCTGTACACATTATACACAGGTATGTTTGGGGTGTATATACACCATTCCTCCAAATTAAATTTGTGCAATTATGGGGGGACTTAGGGTACTGAACTTGTGTCTTATGTCATTTGGtatgattatttaaaaacaacataTGGTTATTGATTAAACAGAATAGGCTTACAAATTTctacaaacaataataataattaaaagctcaaacagctatttaaaaagacatatttcaagtattttccatatgaaacatttttaataCGCCTCCAATAAATATATATGGAGAGATTTATTATCTTTAAAGTCAAAGTTTTATCCCAATGATATTCAATCCTTGCATgtatgcagcatttttttttttaatatttagtgttCACATTTTGTATGCTTTAAACTAAATCAGACAACAAAAGGCTGGTTCGATGAGATAAAGCCCAACACTGAGCTGAGTTTGCAGAATTTCTGTGCCCTATCACCAGGGAATATGAAGCGGATGTATCGATCTGTACGCTTTTATGGTGACAGGATTAAGATCAGCATTAAACTTCCTAATAACCACTGCACAGTGAAAAGATTGTGTTATATGAGGAATTTGAACTCTGAAATTTTTCCTCTAGGATATTCAGAATGTGAAATTCTATTCCTTTGTAGGGCAAGTTTCTTCATAGGAACATTATTTTGACATTTAGGCTTGTGAGGTTATAACTTTTGAATATTGTTTGAAAATGCTTGCATTTTATAGGCACCTATAATTATTTGTCTATAGAGCTCTTTCTTCAGTTGAATTAGGCACTAGTCAAAGTCTCAGGAAAAAATACCCTTTTGATATTGATTTAATGTTGGTTTTTCAAGTtcagattttatacatttttcttatttcatgtcAACCTGCTTTTTCTGAGTCTATCTTTTCTCTAATGTAGGTGGTGTGGGCAACAAGTAGCAGAATAGGCTGTGCCATTAATTTGTGTCATAACATGAACATCTGGGGTCAGATATGGCCCAAAGCCGTCTACTTGGTGTGCAATTACTCTCCAAAGTAAGTAGACAAAACACTGTGTTCAGCTGTAAATTTTTCTTAacatgaaagtaattttatatttctgattttttcccattttcaatATGTGTTATTTAGGAAAGTGTATTGTTTTAATTCAGTTTATTTAATATGGAAATAGTTATAGTTACCTGATACATAAAGTCAAATGCTTAAAGGAAacatgaaatttgaaaatatgactTTTGTGAAGAAgggaattatatttttatagtttcactcATTTCAGTATactattccataaatatttaataactttgATTTATTAGAGTTTGGCCACTACTAATAACTGAGAAATGTATTTTCATCTGTGTGAAGACCGTTTGAGTGATTACATTTAAAACGTTATACACTCAGAGTCAAGTTTAAGTATAAGATCTgtgtagtctcactctgtcaccctgggtagagtgtagtggtatcaattctatttttagtagagatgggttttctgtcttgctcaggctggtcttgaactcctgagctcaagcaatctgcacACTTCAGCTtcttagagtgctgggattacaggcgtggccaccgcacccagccagatCTGTTTTTATTGAAACAAGTGGAGTGCTGGCGATTAGGAGCAGAGTTTGGTTTTCTACAGAAGtttgatttcttaatttttgactACATATGTAGCAAAgtactttgaaatttttcaaaagaatgagacagtaattaaaatttaaacccAGTAACCAAAAAGACTctctattaaaagaaataaatgtcttaaatCTCTATACAAAAGTAATTACTTGAATATTGGAATATAGCGCTATGTTGCAATATCTTATAAATTATGCTGTTAGACTGCTCCTTGACATTTAGGTTTGTAAGGATGCAACTCTTGAATTATTTAGTAAATTTCTCAATCATCTCTTGAAGGGGAAACTGGTGGGGTCACGCCCCTTACAAACATGGACGACCCTGTTCTGCTTGCCCACCTAGTTTTGGAGGGGGCTGTAGAGAGAATCTGTGCTATAAGGGTAAGTGCTGTTATGTTGTAACATTcactcaatttatattttaatacagCTTCTGCATTACTTGTGTTAAAAAAGCCAAAGTACACTTAATTATTACATGAAAAGTTTCCAGaactttatttcaaatatttcgaaaaaaactttcagaaatatttgtattattaagTTTTACTATACCAGTATAAGTTTAAAAGAAAGTTTCATTATTTCAGATAACTACTTCTAATTCTCCTTTGACCCCAGAGTGACAAGTGTACTGATATTGTTAAAAGTCAACTTGTTGTATTGTTGACTAGCGTTATTTCCATAACTGTAATTGTTTTTGAAGGACTTAGGAAGTTGTTTCTAGCACTTTTAAAGTTTTTGCCAAAATCCCCCTTTGTATATCTTATTGAACCATGCTCAGTGCATTTTACTGATTCTACGTTTCTTTCTACAATGTGATTTTTCatgctaaaataatgaaaaaagtataTAGTAATGTAAAACTGCTATAAAAGTAGTGTTATCACATTCATTTGATAACTTGAAAAGTACATATATGTATGGTGTCTGTAGCACATGGAGAGAAATTGTATGTAACAGAAGTTTGTGGAAAGTTATACTCTTGGGCATTGAAGTGAACATTTTACGGCCATGtacttttttcttaatgattattTAATGGGCAAAAATGCAGACTGAatgtattagaaaatatttgaataattgcAGCCCCTTTCAGTGCTCCTAATGAGACGTGTCTCTTTTCTCCCTAATAACTAAGCGCTAAATGAGCTATAATGTGTGGACCCTTAGTACTCATGTGTCCCTCTGTTGTATAAGGGGTTTTTAAATTCTTGTAAACATTTGtaccatttttttattgtgtcaATGTCTACCCCTAAAGCCTCCAAACTATTTGCTCCTTTACTGATATTTTACATAAAACTGACTTTCCTCTGCTTATGACTTAAcacttcctcttttttcctgCATTCTGAGTTCTAGGACACATGAAAACCTTTTTCCAAAACATGCACTATCAAACCCTTGGTAAATCTGGAAAAAGAattgaattcagagtttggagTTATTCTCCATTATCAAGTTTAAGTTTCTACACATTGAGTTTCCTTCTAAAAGAGAAAACCTTTCCATGGAAATGGATATTGTAGTAAATAACAAGCATGTCAATATTTCTATAGACCAGATTTCTATTTGGGAAAATGTTGAATatgattctttgaaaatattgagAGAATAagatctgtatttatttatttatttttaagacagagactcactctgacAATTTTATTTGGGAAAACAAATGCAACTTTACTAAACCCTGACTTTATTAGATCACTGTGTAGATTTCATAGTGTCACTGTGAAAACAAAATACTGATAGTATGTTGAAATATAAGGAAATTTAGTTTAAAAGTGACTCCATTGAATATTCGCCAAAAACTAGCATACATGAAGCAGGGGCTCCAAGGCTGATGTATACCCTTCATTTGTTCCAATGCCACACTTTAAATCACTGCCTGAAACCAAAACCTGTGCCAACAACCGTACcgattttcttagttttaaatgttaaatggGAATATCAAAGTATATAATTATGTGGTCACTTCTTCAAATATGCCATGGcattaatatttcttaaatccTTTTTCTCTAACAGAAGGGTCAGACAGGTATCCTCCCCGggaagaagaaacaaatgaaattgaacGGCAGCAGACACAAGTCCATGATACTCACGTTCAGACAAGATCGGATGACAGTAACAGAAATGAAGTAATAAGCACGCAGCAAATGTGTAAGACCCctgcattgtttatttatttttgagacagaatctcactttcttgcccctggcagagagcagtggcatcatggctcactgcaacctcagactcttgggctcaagcaatccacttgcctcagcctcccgagtagctgggactacaggcgcctgccacagtggccagctattttttagagacaaggtcttgctctttctcaggctgctcttgaactcctgagctcaggcaatccacctgcctcagcctcccagagtgctaggattacagatgtgagcattGCAATTTTATATGCATAAAAATTATATGGCATATCCCTCAAGctaatattaatttgaatatttgTAGAATGGAATAAACTTGTCCTTGCAATAGCAAATTAGAGCATAACTAATtattttggtgttttattttgtatttttccttttagccCAAATTGTTTCTTGTGAAGTAAGATTAAGAGATCAGTGTAAAGGAACAACTTGCAataggtaatttcttttttttattctgaaaattaacTGACAAAATAtaagatgtatttttattttatactgacattcaaataaattaaattttgtttccaaTTATATTCATTTAGGTATGAATGTCCTGCTGGGTGTTTGGATAGTAAAGCTAAAGTTATTGGCAGTGTACATTATGAAATGGTAAgtattataaatgtaattatttgggataatacttgatttttttaatgtgaacaaTAACAACCAATATAGGTATAGA encodes:
- the CRISPLD1 gene encoding cysteine-rich secretory protein LCCL domain-containing 1 isoform X2, coding for MPLYWRNFWKSTWMRMTWDVELERSAESWAETCVWEHGPAGLLPSIGQNLGAHWGRYRPPTFHVQAWYDEVRDFSYPYEHECNPYCPFRCSGPVCTHYTQVVWATSSRIGCAINLCHNMNIWGQIWPKAVYLVCNYSPKGNWWGHAPYKHGRPCSACPPSFGGGCRENLCYKEGSDRYPPREEETNEIERQQTQVHDTHVQTRSDDSNRNEVISTQQMSQIVSCEVRLRDQCKGTTCNRYECPAGCLDSKAKVIGSVHYEMQSSICRAAIHYGIIDNDGGWVDITRQGRKHYFIKSNRNGIQTIGKYQSANSFTVSKVTVQAVTCETTVEQLCPFHKPASHCPRVYCPRNCMQANPHYARVIGTRVYSDLSSICRAAVHAGVVRNHGGYVDVMPVDKRKTYIASFQNGIFSESLQNPPGGKAFRVFAVV